The genomic window GATTCGAGGAATTCGAAGAACTGACCTCGGGAAATTTTGAACTTCGGATCCATGAAGAAGACCGCGGCATGGTTGTGTCAACCTTGGAAGACGCGGTGGAAAACCGCAAGATGTTTGCGCTGGAATACCGGATTGTTCTAACCGGTGGTCAGGTCCGGTGGATTTCCACGCGGGGCCATATCCGGTGCCGCGAAGATGGGACGGCCTGCCGCTTGATGGGGCTTTCGGTCGATAGCACCGAGAAAAAGCAGGGCGAGCTGCGACTCAAGGAGGCCCTGGCCGAAGCCAAGAGCCTGCGGGAACAGCTGAGCCACGAAAACGATTATTTACGCGAACAGGTTTTCCGGGCTTCCGGACATGACAGTATTATTGGCAGTTCCGCACCCGTCTTCGACATGCTGGAAAAGGTACGCATGGTGGCGCCCACCGATTCCACCGTGTTCATTACCGGTGAAACCGGGACCGGGAAAGAATTGCTGGCGCATGCGATCCATGAACAGAGCACGAGAAAAAGCAGGGTCATGGTTAAGGTGAATTGTGCGGCACTGCCCTCGGCCTTGATCGAGAGCGAGCTTTTCGGTCGGGAAAAAGGGGCCTACACCGGGGCAATAACCCAGCAGATCGGCCGCTTTGAGCTTGCGGATGGTTCCTCGCTGTTTTTGGACGAAATCGGGGACTTGCCATTGGAGCTGCAGACCAAGTTGCTACGCGTGTTGCAGGACGGCCAGTTTGAGCGTCTGGGAAGCCATGCAACGCTCCATGCCGATGTCCGCGTGATTGCCGCAACCAACCGGAACCTTCCCAACATGGTTCAGGAAGGCACATTTCGGGAAGACCTGTTCCACCGTTTGAACATTTTTCCCATCGAGGCGCCGCCCCTGAGGGAGCGCCGCGAGGATATCCCGGAACTAACCTGGCGGTTTGTTCAGCAGTTCAATCGAAAGATGGGGCGGTCGGTCGAGTCGATTCCGAAACCCGCCATGAAGGGACTGAAGAATTATTCGTGGCCCGGCAATGTCCGCGAGCTGCGGAACCTGATTGAACGGGCCATGATCATGAGCCAGGGAAAAACACTCTGCATCGATATTCCCAATCTGGAATGCCCTTGCCACGAGCTGCCGACACTCGACGACGTCGAACGCAACCATATTCTTGAAGCGTTGGAAAAGTCCCAATGGCGCATCGGGGGAGCCGGCGGGGCGGCCGAGGCGCTGGGCATGGCGAGAACAACGCTGAATTCCCGCATGAAGAAACTGGGTATTTCCAGATTCTGATTCGCCCCGCTGCAAGCTCGGCATCCCGTCCTTCGTGCGGATAAGGCACAATCATCTACCTGAGCCTCTTGCAAAACCCTTCGAGTTTGCGAGGCGGTTTTTGTTAAAAGTTATTGGTTATTGGGCTAAACCGCTGGTTGCGTATGACTTGTCCTGACAACCAACAACCAGCACCTGATAACTGGAACGGCAAAACCAGAGGTTTTGCAAGTTCCTCTACCTGGCAATATTATTATTTTTTCTCCTGTTTGGGTCGTGCCGAAAAGTGACGGCATATGGTCTTGGTGACGAAATATCGTCATTCACGGCACGCTCTCAATTATATCGAACCTACCTGCAAGGATGGTATCTTTCTCCTGTTCAATGGATTATGCCGACAGGCGGTTCCCGGGTCGGTGGTGGTACACTTCATGCCTATAGGGAGCCATGAAAACTCAGCAACCACTTGAACGGATTTTCTGTAACATTTCCATGCATTTCGCCTCCGAGCAGGACGCGAAGAGTGCGCTTGAACTCCTGCATTCCTCCTTGGAATGCACCATGTCCAAAAATGGATGTCTCGACTGCCGGGTGCTCATGGATTCGAACGAGCCGGTGAAGGTGGACTATCTCGAGCAATGGCAAACCGAGGAGGCATTTCGCAGGCATGTCGGGTCCCATGATTTCAAACATGTCTTTTTTGCGATGGATATGTGCTGCGAGTCCCCGGGGGTGAAGATTGAAAAGGTGGTATCGCAAAGCGGATTGGATTATTTGCGCACCGTGTATGAAGAGGGCATCGGCCTTGTAACCGGGGAATGGAAGCAGACCGGGTCAATCCGGATCATGGAATAATTAACGAAAGGAATGGGCGATGAAACGAACAATACTGGGTATTACTGCAATCTGTGCATGTGGTCTTGCAATGGCGGAGGAAAAAACCACAACCGCCGCAACTGAAACAACCAACGCTCCTGCAGCCACGGAGCAGGCGGGCACCCCCGTTGCGAAGGCTCCCGCAAAACCAGCAAGCTTCATGGCAGCCGCAAACAAGTACTTTAGCTTGAGCTATGGATATGTCACCACGAACTATGAAGATGTGGATAAGGATATCGATGGCTGGCGCATCAACGGCGTGTTCGAAATGAATCCAACGGGCGGCCCCTTGCTGCACGGCTTTGCCATTGGATACATGGAAACATCGGCGGAGCGCACCAGCAATGCCCAGACGGTTAAGTATGAGGTGAAAACCATCCCGATCTATTATGCCCCGAAAATCATACTGGGTAAAAAAGCGGTTAAGGTTTTCGCCAAAGGCGCGCTGGGGTGCCACTTCTCCGACTACACCCGTTCCGGAACTTTGGACAGCGGCAGCGCCGATGAATTCGGGTTCTACGGCGGTGGTTCGCTCGGTGCCATGCTGGTGCTCAAGGATAAGTTTTTCGCCAATATCGAATATGAGTGGGCCTACATGTCGAACACCTATTTCCAGGATGGTTTGGTGGAGTCGGCCATGGTCGGTATCGGGATGAAGTTTTAATGCATTCAAAAATTACGGGGACACATATCATGAATCGTTTATTTACAGCACTTGCCGTTTTGGGAATCGCACTGGTCGGATCGAATGCCTTGGCTGAAATGGATCGCGACCAGCTTTCGCTCGAAATCAGCAAGGCGAATTCGGCCAACAAGGATAAAATGAAAGCGTTTATCTGGAAAAAAGCCTCCAAGGTCACCGTTGACGGAAAAGAAATGGTGGACATACTCAATGAAATCAGCATCCAGGAGAATGGGGATATTTCCATGGTAAACCTGGATATCGAGACCCATGTTAAACGGCAACGGGGACTTCGGGGGC from Pontiella desulfatans includes these protein-coding regions:
- a CDS encoding sigma-54 interaction domain-containing protein gives rise to the protein MCIPLVVGEGAPFGAVSFNDLQREREWAEPLIRRLKMVAQTFAGAIQRKLLEKDLRESALRLSMVMDAAGAGGWSLCLDSDRVWASNRTRELFGFEEFEELTSGNFELRIHEEDRGMVVSTLEDAVENRKMFALEYRIVLTGGQVRWISTRGHIRCREDGTACRLMGLSVDSTEKKQGELRLKEALAEAKSLREQLSHENDYLREQVFRASGHDSIIGSSAPVFDMLEKVRMVAPTDSTVFITGETGTGKELLAHAIHEQSTRKSRVMVKVNCAALPSALIESELFGREKGAYTGAITQQIGRFELADGSSLFLDEIGDLPLELQTKLLRVLQDGQFERLGSHATLHADVRVIAATNRNLPNMVQEGTFREDLFHRLNIFPIEAPPLRERREDIPELTWRFVQQFNRKMGRSVESIPKPAMKGLKNYSWPGNVRELRNLIERAMIMSQGKTLCIDIPNLECPCHELPTLDDVERNHILEALEKSQWRIGGAGGAAEALGMARTTLNSRMKKLGISRF
- a CDS encoding putative quinol monooxygenase — encoded protein: MHFASEQDAKSALELLHSSLECTMSKNGCLDCRVLMDSNEPVKVDYLEQWQTEEAFRRHVGSHDFKHVFFAMDMCCESPGVKIEKVVSQSGLDYLRTVYEEGIGLVTGEWKQTGSIRIME